The following proteins are encoded in a genomic region of Paralichthys olivaceus isolate ysfri-2021 chromosome 23, ASM2471397v2, whole genome shotgun sequence:
- the LOC109645949 gene encoding leucine-rich repeat-containing G-protein coupled receptor 5-like translates to MPGTVALIAAFALLSAGLRSSAFGAEMLGSVAAEESSTAAVTSTAVAGAWSSGDGDRGAGSTGCPGRCRCEVDGLLHRVDCSDLGLREIPSNLSVFTSFLDLSMNNLTVLSSGGLSSLHFLEELRLAGNDLSAFPSGAFTGLYNLKVLMLQNNQLTSVPAEAFNNLHNLQSLRLDANHISRVPVGCFSGLRSLRHLWLDDNSLTEVPAAALSDLPALQAMTLALNLISHVPDHAFSKLGRLVVLHLNNNRIVSMGTDCFHGLHSLETLDLNYNSLVEFPSAIRSLGHLKELGFHSNNIQSIPEHAFTGNPSLITIFFYDNPIQSVGRSAFQNLPELRTLSLNGAADLTEFPDLTGTKSLESLTITGARIISLPSSVCEQLPNLQLLDLSFNHILSLPSFSACENIQKIDLHHNDIEELQENNFHGLMSLCSLDLSWNRLTSVRPNSFSALPALTKLDLSSNQLSSLSLIGLQSLTHLRLAGNDQLMELIPREDLPRVRVMELPYSFQCCAFTSCERRGGGLSWEREEVVDFRDSSVLSSQADQDWEDFLMESEDETKPQHVVHCSPAPGPFRPCLHLLGSWLIRGGVWLIAALSLVSNSLVVLSIFFSPATLVTPPKLLVGLLALVNGLMGVWTGWLAAVDTWTFGSFWRYGAKWESSFLCRLSGFLCVFASQTGLFLLTVAALERCLAAATRRDKINDGSGRSSSPFSVRLAVFLCFLLGLAVTLPPLVAGHSSTSLCLPLPSSSSSSSLAFSVSLVLLDSLCFLVMTLAYTHLYCRANKAPPTSEEEAALTRHVAWLLFADCLLYLPVAFLSFSSLLHLPATGPDVAKGVLLLVAPLPACVNPLLYLIFNPIAREELAALAKYICRARHQRGGGGGGGGRSTTVKMDSTYDEDAEKQSCDSTQALVALGGTKEDEDEERGRMKSETQRSVVFVVQRH, encoded by the exons ATGCCGGGGACTGTGGCTCTCATCGCCGCCTTCGCGCTCCTCTCGGCCGGGTTGAGGAGCTCCGCGTTCGGCGCGGAGATGCTGGGCTCCGTGGCCGCGGAGGAGAGCTCCACCGCCGCGGTGACCAGCACGGCTGTGGCCGGGGCGTGGAGCTCCGGGGACGGGGACAGAGGAGCGGGGAGCACCGGCTGCCCTGGCCGCTGTCGGTGCGAGGTGGACGGGCTGCTGCACCGGGTGGACTGCTCGGACCTGGGGCTCCGGGAGATACCGAGCAACCTGAGCGTGTTCACCTCCTTCCT TGATCTGAGTATGAATAATCTGACTGTGTTGTCCAGCGGAGGTTTGTCCAGCCTGCacttcctggaggagct GCGTTTGGCAGGAAACGACCTGTCGGCGTTCCCCAGCGGAGCGTTCACCGGCCTCTACAACCTCAAAGTTCT GATGCTTCAAAACAACCAGCTGACGTCTGTTCCTGCTGAGGCCTTCAACAACCTGCACAACCTGCAGTcact ACGTCTCGACGCCAATCACATCTCCAGGGTTCCGGTCGGCTGTTTCTCGGGCCTGCGCTCGCTCCGTCACCTGTGGTTGGACGACAACTCTCTGACGGAGGTGCCGGCGGCGGCTCTGAGCGACCTGCCCGCCCTGCAGGCCATGACGCTCGCCCTCAACCTCATCAGCCACGTCCCCGACCACGCGTTCAGCAAACTGGGCCGCCTGGTGGTGCT gcATCTCAACAACAATAGGATCGTTTCCATGGGAACGGACTGCTTCCACGGTCTCCACAGTTTGGAGACGCt ggatTTGAACTACAACAGCCTGGTGGAGTTTCCCTCGGCCATCCGCTCGCTCGGCCACCTCAAGGAGCT tggtttccacagcaacaacatCCAGTCCATCCCGGAGCACGCCTTCACAGGAAACCCTTCACTGATCACCAT ATTTTTCTACGACAATCCGATCCAGTCTGTTGGACGCTCGGCCTTTCAGAACCTTCCAGAGCTTCGCAcact TTCTCTGAACGGAGCCGCAGATCTCACCGAGTTTCCAGATCTGACGGGAACCAAAAGTCTGGAGAGCCt gaccaTCACAGGGGCTCGGATCATTTCTTTGCCTTCTTCAGTGTGTGAGCAGCTTccaaacctgcagctgct ggatCTCTCCTTCAACCACATCCTGTCTCTGCCCAGTTTCTCCGCCTGTGAAAATATTCAGAAAat tgatcTGCACCACAACGACattgaggagctgcaggagaacaactTCCATGGTCTGATGTCTCTGTGCTCTct AGATTTGTCGTGGAACAGATTAACGTCAGTGAGGCCGAACTCGTTCTCTGCTCTACCCGCTCTGACCAAACT CGACCTGTCGTCCAATCAGCTGTCCTCCCTGAGTCTGATTGGTCTGCAGAGTCTAACTCACCTGCGATTGGCTGGAAACGATCAGCTGATGGAGCTGATACCTCGAGAGGATCTGCCTCGagtcag ggtgaTGGAGCTCCCTTACTCCTTCCAGTGCTGTGCCTTCACCTcctgtgagaggagaggaggaggtttgtcgtgggagagagaggaggtggtcgACTTCAGAGACAGCTCCGTCCTCTCCAGTcaag ctgatcAGGACTGGGAGGATTTCCTCATGGAGTCTGAAGATGAAACAAAACCTCAGCACGTGGTTCACTGCAGCCCAGcaccag GTCCGTTTCGTCCCTGCCTCCATCTGCTCGGCAGCTGGTTGATCCGTGGGGGGGTGTGGCTCATCGCAGCGCTCTCGTTGGTCAGCAACAGCCTCGTCGTGCTGTCGATTTTCTTTTCGCCCGCCACTTTGGTCACGCCCCCCAAGCTACTGGTTGGCCTGCTGGCCCTGGTGAATGGCCTGATGGGAGTGTGGACCGGCTGGTTGGCCGCGGTGGACACGTGGACGTTTGGGAGCTTCTGGAG gtatgGAGCAAAGTGGGAGAGCAGCTTCCTGTGTCGACTCAGcggcttcctgtgtgtgtttgcgtctcAGACGGGTCTTTTCCTGCTCACGGTCGCAGCTCTAGAACGATGCTTGGCCGCCGCCACACGACGCGACAAAATCAATGACGGCAGCG GTCGCTCCTCGTCTCCGTTCTCCGTGCGTCTCGCTGTcttcctgtgtttcctgttgggTTTGGCCGTCACGCTgccccccctggtggccggACACAGTAGTACCTCCCTCTGTTTGCCGctgccttcctcctcttcctcctcttcactggcCTTCTCCGTCTCCCTGGTGCTCCTCGACTCGTTGTGTTTCCTCGTCATGACGCTCGCCTACACTCACCTCTACTGTCGGGCCAACAAAGCTCCGCCCAcctcagaggaggaggcggcgctGACCCGACACGTGGCCTGGCTGCTCTTCGCCGACTGCCTCCTCTACCTCCCTGTGGccttcctctccttttcctctctgctgcacctCCCCGCCACTGGGCCCGACGTAGCAAAGGGCGTGCTGCTGCTTGTGGCGCCGCTGCCGGCCTGCGTCAACCCGCTGCTCTACCTCATCTTCAACCCCATCGCCAGGGAGGAGCTGGCGGCGCTGGCCAAATACATCTGCAGGGCAAGGCatcagcgaggaggaggaggaggaggaggagggaggtcgACGACTGTAAAGATGGATTCAACGTACGACGAGGACGCAGAGAAACAGTCATGTGACTCGACTCAGGCGCTGGTGGCGCTCGGAGGCACGAAGGAGgacgaggatgaggagagagggaggatgaagagCGAGACACAACGTTCAGTAGTGTTTGTTGTTCAACGTCACtag
- the lsm8 gene encoding LSM8 homolog, U6 small nuclear RNA associated translates to MSTALESYINRTVAIVTSDGRMIVGTLKGFDQTINLILDESHERVFSSSQGVEQVVLGLYIVRGDNVAVIGEIDEETDSTLDLGNIRAEPLNSVVH, encoded by the exons ATGTCCACCGCCCTGGAGAGCTACATCAACC GCACCGTGGCCATCGTCACCTCAGACGGGAGAATGATTGTG ggcacCCTGAAGGGGTTCGATCAGACCATCAACCTGATCCTGGATGAGAGTCACGAGCGGGTGTTCAGCTCCAGTCAGGGTGTGGAGCAGGTGGTTCTGGGACTTTACATCGTCCGAGGAGACAACGT cGCTGTGATCGGAGAGATCGATGAAGAGACCGACTCCACTCTGGATTTAGGAAACATCAGAGCTGAGCCGCTCAACTCAGTCGTCCACTGA